Proteins encoded together in one Saccopteryx leptura isolate mSacLep1 chromosome 7, mSacLep1_pri_phased_curated, whole genome shotgun sequence window:
- the SFT2D3 gene encoding vesicle transport protein SFT2C, giving the protein MADIHRQLQEYLAQGKAGGLPDAEPLIAAEEAEEPEAAKGPAGAWLGRADMRWTWSRSSAKPEAEPEPAWPLRVTRMQQLAASGLCLLLATLCFGLAALYAPVLLLRARKFALLWSLGSALALVGGTILRGGMACRPLLRGEEAPSRAALLYVAGLGATLYAALGLRNTLLTALGACAQVAALLSTLIGLMPRGTSTALRLALGRWGSRAGLAKALPV; this is encoded by the coding sequence ATGGCGGACATCCACCGCCAGTTGCAGGAGTACCTGGCGCAAGGAAAAGCAGGCGGACTGCCGGACGCGGAGCCGCTGATCGCCGCGGAAGAGGCGGAGGAACCCGAGGCGGCAAAGGGACCGGCAGGGGCGTGGCTCGGCCGCGCGGACATGCGCTGGACTTGGTCGAGGAGCTCCGCGAAGCCGGAGGCGGAGCCGGAGCCGGCGTGGCCGCTTAGGGTGACCCGCATGCAGCAGCTGGCAGCGAGCGGCCTCTGTCTGCTGTTGGCCACGCTCTGCTTCGGCCTGGCGGCGCTCTACGCGCCCGTGCTGCTGCTACGCGCCCGCAAATTCGCGCTGCTTTGGTCGCTGGGCTCGGCGCTGGCGCTGGTAGGAGGCACGATCCTGCGGGGCGGTATGGCGTGTAGGCCTCTGCTGCGCGGCGAGGAGGCCCCGTCGCGGGCTGCGCTGCTTTACGTGGCCGGGCTTGGCGCCACGTTGTACGCGGCGCTGGGGTTACGTAACACGCTGCTTACGGCGCTGGGCGCCTGCGCGCAGGTGGCCGCGCTGTTGTCCACGTTGATTGGCTTGATGCCACGAGGCACTAGCACCGCCCTCCGCCTGGCTCTGGGGCGCTGGGGCTCCCGCGCAGGCCTTGCTAAGGCGCTGCCGGTATGA